Proteins co-encoded in one Dyella japonica A8 genomic window:
- a CDS encoding glutaminyl-peptide cyclotransferase: protein MIRWLAFAALGALATTAHATTPVYGFRVVHAYPHDTSAYTEGLFYKDGYLYESTGEAGSSTVRKVELESGKVVQRHDLPAKYFGEGIVDWGSRIVQLTWKDQLGFVYDMATFKPQRTFNYPGEGWALTRDNKHIYMSDGSAVLRVLDPQTLASVGSILVTDNGQPVTNLNELEWVKGEIYANVWLTDRIARIDPATGRVTGWIDLAGLFDVGSLPDPGNDVLNGIAYDAQHDRLFVTGKRWPKLFEITLVPPAR, encoded by the coding sequence ATGATCCGCTGGCTCGCCTTCGCCGCGCTTGGCGCACTCGCCACCACCGCCCACGCCACCACGCCGGTCTACGGTTTCCGCGTGGTGCATGCCTACCCGCATGACACCTCGGCCTATACCGAGGGCTTGTTCTACAAGGATGGCTACCTGTACGAGAGCACGGGCGAGGCCGGCTCATCGACCGTGCGCAAGGTGGAACTGGAAAGCGGCAAGGTGGTGCAGCGCCACGACCTGCCGGCGAAGTATTTCGGCGAGGGCATCGTGGACTGGGGCTCGCGCATCGTGCAGCTCACCTGGAAGGACCAGTTGGGCTTCGTCTACGACATGGCGACGTTCAAGCCGCAGCGCACCTTCAACTATCCCGGCGAGGGCTGGGCACTGACGCGCGACAACAAGCACATCTACATGAGCGACGGCTCGGCCGTGCTGCGCGTGCTCGATCCGCAGACGCTGGCGTCCGTTGGCAGCATCCTGGTCACCGACAACGGCCAGCCGGTGACCAACCTCAACGAGCTGGAATGGGTGAAGGGTGAGATCTACGCCAACGTGTGGCTCACCGACCGCATCGCGCGCATTGATCCGGCCACTGGCCGCGTGACCGGCTGGATCGACCTCGCCGGCCTCTTCGACGTCGGCAGCCTGCCCGATCCGGGCAACGACGTGCTCAACGGCATTGCCTACGACGCCCAGCATGACCGCCTGTTCGTCACCGGCAAACGCTGGCCGAAGCTGTTCGAGATCACCCTGGTGCCGCCGGCCCGCTGA
- the dbpA gene encoding ATP-dependent RNA helicase DbpA, with protein MTDFRTLPLKPALLASVETLGYTEMTPVQAQSLPPILEGRDVIAQARTGSGKTAAFGLGLLQHLDVDTIRLQALVLCPTRELADQVSKSIRKLAANIPNVKLLTLCGGMPLGPQLASLTHDPHIVVGTPGRVQEHLKRGSLHGGGIKTLVLDEADRMLDMGFSEAIDDIVGRIAKHHQTLLFSATYAEEIRQVSKRLQRDPVEVTVEAPHEESTIEQRFHEVEPAHKLDALAQLLAKGTLSTEQAQHALVFCNMRKDVDAVAQELDRRGFSALALHGDMEQRDRDEVLVQFANRSCCVLVATDVAARGLDIASLPLVVSYDIAHDPDTHTHRVGRTGRAGEDGLAITLVTPRERPKAQNIEEQLGHPLPWHPLRVSPPRGKQLNLAPMKTLVIDAGRQDKLRPGDILGALTGDAGLEGKDIGKIDVFATRAYVAIRRDLANKALERLRAGKIKGRNFRVRALH; from the coding sequence ATGACTGATTTCCGCACGCTCCCGCTCAAGCCCGCGCTGCTCGCCAGCGTGGAGACCCTCGGCTACACCGAGATGACCCCGGTACAGGCGCAGAGCCTGCCACCCATCCTGGAAGGCCGCGACGTGATCGCGCAGGCCCGCACCGGCAGCGGCAAGACCGCCGCCTTCGGGCTGGGCCTGCTGCAGCACCTGGACGTCGACACCATCCGCCTGCAGGCGCTAGTGCTCTGCCCCACCCGCGAGCTGGCCGACCAGGTCAGCAAATCCATCCGCAAGCTGGCGGCCAATATTCCCAACGTGAAGCTGCTGACGCTGTGCGGCGGCATGCCGCTGGGCCCGCAGCTCGCCTCGCTCACGCATGATCCGCACATTGTGGTCGGCACGCCCGGCCGCGTGCAGGAGCACCTCAAGCGCGGCAGCCTGCACGGCGGCGGTATCAAAACGCTGGTGCTGGACGAAGCGGACCGCATGCTCGACATGGGCTTCAGCGAGGCCATCGACGACATCGTCGGGCGCATCGCCAAGCACCACCAGACGCTGCTGTTCTCGGCCACTTATGCGGAGGAGATCCGCCAGGTGAGCAAGCGCCTGCAGCGCGATCCGGTGGAAGTGACGGTGGAGGCACCGCACGAGGAGTCCACCATCGAGCAGCGCTTCCACGAAGTGGAACCGGCGCACAAGCTGGACGCGCTGGCGCAGTTGCTTGCCAAGGGCACGCTCAGCACGGAGCAGGCGCAGCATGCGCTGGTGTTCTGCAATATGCGCAAGGACGTGGACGCCGTGGCGCAGGAGCTGGATCGACGCGGTTTCTCCGCGCTCGCCCTGCATGGCGACATGGAACAGCGCGACCGCGACGAAGTGCTGGTGCAGTTCGCCAACCGCAGCTGCTGCGTTCTGGTGGCTACCGACGTGGCCGCGCGCGGCCTGGATATCGCCTCGTTGCCGCTGGTCGTGAGCTATGACATCGCGCACGACCCGGATACGCACACCCACCGTGTGGGCCGCACCGGCCGCGCGGGCGAGGATGGCCTGGCCATTACCCTGGTGACACCGCGCGAGCGCCCCAAGGCGCAGAACATCGAGGAGCAGCTCGGCCATCCATTGCCGTGGCACCCGCTGCGGGTGTCGCCGCCGCGCGGCAAGCAGCTCAACCTGGCGCCGATGAAGACGCTGGTGATCGACGCGGGCCGGCAGGACAAACTGCGTCCGGGCGACATCCTCGGCGCGCTCACCGGCGATGCGGGGCTGGAGGGCAAGGACATCGGCAAGATCGACGTGTTTGCCACGCGCGCCTATGTCGCGATCCGGCGCGATCTTGCGAACAAGGCGCTGGAGCGGCTGCGCGCGGGCAAGATCAAGGGCCGCAACTTCCGCGTTCGCGCCCTGCACTGA